In Haliaeetus albicilla chromosome 18, bHalAlb1.1, whole genome shotgun sequence, one genomic interval encodes:
- the NACA gene encoding nascent polypeptide-associated complex subunit alpha isoform X2, which produces MPGEATETVPATEQELPQPQAETAPAALPPAAPVAAPAVLHAAHSPPLTPSPGPAGQALPAELPSPAAALPAPAGPRAPVSPTVVPAAAIPVFSVPPQLPAPALQVPVTTSPPPAPQSPMDFAAPGSPGPAPVSPVSPGPPAPVSPALAAPPTAVTVAPFTPTVSPGSPPAALASPVKAAPPAALLSPTGTGAQAPLPVPMAASPAPAPSKGTGAGPAALPPPPSLPLMASLPAAAPTLLPSSAVPPEAACPQSPGSPPLPAAAPLCPAVAPAAAAPAVPVSPGSPASALLASASASPRVPAPNSFVPPLAPPQCPALAGAISPPVFLAAPMALAPLSPPAPLLPAGMSPGSPASAPQGLAPGAPVSPLIPIAPSVAKTCPTGHAPVAPAAPAVAPVTPAVPAAGDLVPPSMAGTPGSPDLWVMPATAAAPIAPVLSKPSLGAATSPPGLLTATSPSAVPAVATAALAKAAPASPVSPLAAPVPATPSAPASSLPVTPAVPAAATTTAAKAAPLSPVAAPSAPATLAMAAPPAPAAPSAAKAAPVSPVAAPSAPSASSAPAPAALASPPVAKTAPVSPVTAASTPLAPASSPTVTPAVSAPATTTAAKVAPLSPVAAPSAPAAPVPAAPPASAAPPAAKAAPVSPVTAPSAPATSASAAPPALAAPPVAKAAPVSPVTAPSATSAPAAPAPAALAAPPAAKAAPVSPVTAPSAPAASVTAAPPAPAAPPAAKAAPKSPVAAPSAPATPAPDAPTTARKPPKSSPVAAPSVPSAPAAPVPAAPPAPAAPAAAKAPPKSPVAAIPAPAAPPAPAAPPAPAAPPAPAAPPAPATPAAAKAPPKSPVAATPAPAAPPAPATPAAAKAPPKSPVAATPAPAAPPAPAAPPAVPAPAPGTLVPTPAPVVPGAPPKPSADCAAPASQKPEAGLPGSAPVGNLLPPASSAPSATPVKKQPSPSKVAKLAPRQPLSKPPSKAPAPVSIAVDDDDLPPLIPPELPAAEPPVQPILVDLSPRAAVAPAEAPAPPAKQPVLKNDKGSGTESDSDESVPELEEQDSTQATTQQAQLAAAAEIDEEPVSKAKQSRSEKKARKAMSKLGLRQVTGVTRVTIRKSKNILFVITKPDVYKSPASDTYIVFGEAKIEDLSQQAQLAAAEKFKVQGEAVSNIQENTQTPTVQEESEEEEVDETGVEVKDIELVMSQANVSRAKAVRALKNNSNDIVNAIMELTM; this is translated from the exons ATGCCCGGCGAAGCTACAGAAACCGTCCCGGCCACGGAGCAGGAGCTGCCGCAGCCGCAGGCTGAGACAG ctccagctgcccttcctcccgCAGCCCCTGTTGCAGCGCCAG CTGTTCTTCATGCTGCTCATTCCCCACCTCTGACTCCATCTCCGGGCCCGGCTGGCCAGGCTCTCCCAGCGgagctgcccagccctgctgcagctctgcctgcccctGCTGGCCCCCGGGCCCCCGTTTCCCCCACTGTGGTCCCAGCTGCGGCGAtccctgtgttttctgttcccccccagctgcctgccccagctctgcaggtcCCAGTTaccacttcccctcctccagctccaCAGTCCCCAATGGATTTTGCAGCCCCAGGATCTCCAGGGCCTGCCCCAGTTAGCCCAGTGTCTCCGGGACCCCCGGCCCCAGTGTCTCCTGCTCTGGCTGCTCCTCCCACTGCAGTGACAGTGGCCCCCTTCACCCCCACTGTGAGCCCTGGTTCTCCCCCTGCAGCTCTTGCCTCTCCTGTGAAAGCTGCCCCCCCTGCTGCCCTTCTGAGCCCCACGGGAACTGGAGCCCAGgcccctctccctgtccccatggcaGCCTCACCAGCCCCTGCTCCTTCCAAGGGCACTGGGGCAGGCCCGGCTGCTCTCCCACCcccaccttcccttccccttaTGGCATCTCTCCCGGCAGCAGCCCCCACTCTCCTGCCTTCTTCTGCTGTGCCTCCTGAGGCAGCTTGTCCCCAGAGCCCGGGCTCACCCCCTcttcctgcagcagcccctctctgtcctgctgtggCACCAGCAGCGGCTGCCCCGGCAGTACCAGTGTCTCCTGGCAGCCCTGCCTCCGCTCTGCTGGCTTCTGCTTCAGCCTCTCCCCGAGTCCCAGCCCCCAACTCTTTCGTGCCCCCGCTTGCTCCTCCCCAGTGCCCAGCCCTGGCCGGTGCCATCTCTCCACCTGTCTTCCTGGCTGCCCCCATGGCTCTGGCCCCGTTGTCACCCCCTGCCCCTTTGCTGCCAGCTGGGATGTCTCCTGGGAGTCCTGCTTCTGCCCCACAGGGCCTAGCCCCTGGTGCTCCAGTCTCTCCACTGATTCCCATTGCTCCTTCTGTTGCCAAGACCTGTCCCACGGGCCATGCCCCGGtggccccagcagccccagctgttGCCCCTGTCACCCCTGCAGTTCCAGCTGCAGGAGACCTGGTCCCTCCCTCCATGGCCGGGACACCTGGGAGCCCAGACCTTTGGGTAATGCCTGCCACTGCAGCAGCTCCCATCGCTCCTGTCCTGTCCAAACCCTCTCTGGGAGCTGCCACGTCTCCCCCAGGGCTGCTGACAGCAACATCTCCCAGtgctgtaccagcagtggcCACAGCTGCTCTGGCTAAAGCAGCTCCAGCGAGCCCTGTCTCCCCTCTGGCAGCTCCTGTGCCTGCTACCCCTTCAgcccctgccagctccctgcctgtcACACCAGCAGTGCCAGCCGCAGCCACCACTACTGCAGCCAAAGCGGCTCCCCTGAGCCCGGTTGCTGCCCCCTCTGCCCCTGCCACATTGGCGATGGCAgctccaccagctccagctgcccctTCTGCAGCCAAAGCGGCTCCCGTGAGCCCAGTTGCTGCCCCAtctgctccctctgcctcttctgcaccagctcctgcagctctggcttccCCTCCTGTAGCCAAAACAGCACCTGTGAGCCCAGTCACTGCTGCATCCACCCCCTTGGCCCCTGCCAGCTCCCCGACTGTCACACCGGCGGTGTCAGCTCCAGCCACCACTACTGCAGCCAAAGTGGCTCCCCTGAGCCCGGTTGCTGCCCCATCTGCCCCTGCTGCACCAGTTCCTGCAGCTCCACCAGCTTCAgctgcccctcctgcagccaAAGCGGCTCCCGTGAGCCCAGTTACTGCCCCATCTGCCCCTGCTACATCAGCTTCTGCAGCTCCACCAGCTCTGGCTGCCCCTCCTGTAGCCAAAGCAGCTCCCGTGAGTCCGGTCACTGCCCCATCTGCCACCTCTGCCCCTGctgcaccagctcctgcagctctggctgcccctcctgcagccaAAGCGGCTCCTGTGAGCCCAGTCACTGCCCCCTCTGCCCCTGCTGCATCGGTGACAGCAgctccaccagctccagctgcccctCCCGCAGCCAAAGCAGCTCCCAAAAGCCCTGTTgctgctccctctgccccagccacaccagctcc AGATGCCCCCACCACGGCCAGAAAGCCTCCGAAGAGCAGCCCTGTTGCTGCCCCATCTGTTCCCTCTGCCCCTGCTGCTCCAGTGCCGGCAgctccaccagctccagccGCCCCTGCTGCAGCCAAAGCACCTCCCAAGAGCCCTGTTGCAGCCATACCGGCTCCTGCAGCTCCACCGGCTCCTGCAGCTCCACCGGCTCCTgcagctccaccagctcctgcagctccaccagctccagccACCCCTGCTGCGGCCAAAGCACCTCCCAAGAGCCCTGTTGCAGCcacaccagctcctgcagctccaccagctccagccACCCCTGCTGCGGCCAAAGCACCTCCCAAGAGCCCTGTTGCAGCCAcgccagctcctgcagctccaccagctccagctgcccccccagcagtccctgccccagcacctgGCACACTGGTTCCCACTCCAGCCCCTGTGGTTCCTGGTGCTCCCCCGAAGCCATCGGCCGATTGTGCTGCCCCTGCTTCCCAGAAACCAGAAGCCGGCCTTCCTGGCTCTGCCCCAGTGGGTAACCTCCTGCCGCCTGCCTCTTCTGCACCGAGCGCTACCCCTGTGAAGAAGCAGCCCTCTCCCAGTAAGGTTGCCAAGCTggccccccgccagcccctgTCCAAACCCCCCTCGAAGGCCCCGGCCCCTGTCAGCATTGCCGTCGACGACGATGACCTGCCACCTCTGATCcccccagagctgcctgctgccGAGCCACCGGTGCAGCCCATCCTGGTGGACCTCTCTCCCCGAGCAGCCGTGGCCCCTGCTGAGgcccctgctcctccagctaAGCAGCCTGTCCTGAAGAATGACAAGG GGTCCGGAACAGAGTCTGACAGTGATGAATCCGTACCAGAGCTCGAAGAGCAAGACTCCACACAGGCCACAACACAGCAGGCACAG cttgcagcagcagctgaaatagATGAAGAACCCGttagcaaagcaaaacagagccGGAGCGAAAAGAAAGCACGGAAG GCAATGTCTAAACTGGGCCTTCGCCAGGTAACAGGAGTAACCAGAGTCACCATCCGGAAATCTAAGAACATCCTCTTCGTCATCACAAAGCCAGACGTGTACAAGAGCCCAGCGTCAGACACCTACATAGTCTTTGGTGAAGCGAAG aTCGAAGACCTGTCCCAGcaagcccagctggcagctgccgAAAAGTTCAAAGTGCAAGGAGAAGCTGTTTCAAACATCCAAGAAAACACACAGACCCCCACTGTGCAGGAGGAGAGCGAAGAAGAAGAG GTTGACGAAACTGGCGTCGAGGTGAAAGACATTGAGCTGGTGATGTCCCAGGCGAACGTGTCCCGAGCAAAGGCAGTCCGTGCCCTGAAGAACAACAGTAATGATATTGTAAATGCTATAATG GAGTTGACGATGTAG